In Nocardioides sp., the following proteins share a genomic window:
- the def gene encoding peptide deformylase, whose amino-acid sequence MAESDERRAVRAPYGLLPTGGSVRPITRWGEDVMHRPARPITDFGDEFHTLVADMVATMYAADGVGLAACQIGVDAAVFVFDCPDESGERVVGVVCNPELVLPEGRERKLDDDLEGCLSYPGAFVSCARPDRAYVRGLGLTGETVEFSGDGLLARCLQHETDHTVGMVFGDRISARAMKKLRREHDGAVDDFPAGWPA is encoded by the coding sequence ATGGCCGAAAGCGACGAGAGACGCGCCGTACGTGCCCCGTACGGCCTGCTGCCCACGGGCGGATCAGTACGCCCCATCACCCGATGGGGCGAGGACGTGATGCATCGCCCTGCGCGCCCGATCACCGACTTCGGTGACGAGTTCCACACGCTGGTGGCCGACATGGTGGCCACCATGTACGCAGCGGACGGCGTCGGCCTGGCAGCGTGCCAGATCGGGGTCGATGCGGCGGTCTTCGTCTTCGACTGCCCCGATGAGTCGGGCGAACGTGTGGTGGGTGTGGTGTGCAATCCCGAACTCGTGCTGCCGGAAGGCCGAGAGCGCAAACTCGACGACGATCTGGAGGGATGCCTGTCCTACCCGGGCGCCTTCGTGTCGTGCGCGCGTCCCGACCGGGCGTACGTCCGTGGGCTCGGGCTCACCGGAGAAACCGTCGAGTTCTCGGGAGACGGGCTGCTGGCGCGATGCCTGCAGCACGAGACCGACCACACTGTCGGGATGGTCTTCGGCGACCGGATCTCAGCTCGCGCGATGAAGAAGTTGCGTCGCGAGCACGACGGGGCCGTGGACGACTTCCCGGCAGGGTGGCCGGCCTGA
- a CDS encoding acyl-CoA dehydrogenase family protein, with protein MAVTDRTTPRGGNRFGLASGETRDPLGLVVRGLNQLASADVLDRLGLRKQTERAVFAITRSGFRTATSAARAFAKAGKPRQPGSRPRTATAGAVFDLTPTEDEQMLVDVVTELATEVVRPAAAAANETCTAPAEVLDAARELGLPILGVPEALGGICEERSAMAGVLVAEALSKGDMGLAVAALAPGSVATALGLWGDDAQQQTYLPAFSEPAAPAAALALNEPTVLFDVLSPTTRAVRDGDELLLNGVKSMVPVGADAELFLVGANLEGDNVLILVEGGTDGLTVEAEPSMGVRAAGLTKLILHDVRVPATAILGESDGSTYAECVRLSRLAWCALAVGTGQAVLDYVIPYVKERKAFGEPVAHRQAVAFMVADIAIELQAMRLVTYKAASRAAAGKDFGREVALARQLCAEKAMKIGNDGVQLLGGHGYVKEHPVERWYRDLRAIGLAEGGVLV; from the coding sequence ATGGCAGTGACAGATCGAACCACCCCACGAGGCGGCAACCGCTTCGGGCTGGCCTCCGGCGAGACGCGCGACCCCCTGGGGTTGGTCGTACGCGGACTCAACCAGCTCGCCAGCGCCGACGTCCTCGACCGCCTCGGCTTGCGCAAACAGACCGAACGCGCGGTCTTCGCGATCACCCGCTCGGGCTTTCGCACCGCGACTTCGGCCGCGCGGGCCTTCGCCAAGGCCGGCAAGCCCCGACAGCCGGGCAGTCGGCCCAGGACCGCAACGGCTGGCGCGGTCTTCGACCTGACTCCGACCGAGGACGAGCAGATGCTGGTCGACGTCGTCACCGAGTTGGCCACCGAGGTCGTACGCCCGGCCGCGGCAGCGGCGAACGAGACCTGCACGGCTCCGGCCGAGGTGCTCGACGCCGCCCGAGAACTCGGCCTGCCTATCTTGGGTGTGCCCGAGGCGCTGGGCGGCATCTGCGAAGAGCGCTCCGCCATGGCGGGCGTGCTGGTGGCGGAGGCCCTGAGCAAGGGCGACATGGGACTCGCCGTCGCGGCGCTCGCGCCCGGCTCGGTCGCCACCGCGCTGGGACTGTGGGGTGACGATGCCCAACAGCAGACCTATCTGCCGGCCTTCAGCGAGCCTGCGGCACCCGCGGCTGCGTTGGCGCTCAACGAACCCACGGTGCTCTTCGACGTGCTGTCCCCCACGACCCGGGCAGTGCGTGACGGCGACGAACTCCTGCTCAACGGGGTCAAGTCGATGGTCCCGGTGGGCGCCGACGCCGAACTGTTCCTGGTCGGCGCGAACCTTGAGGGAGACAACGTGCTGATCCTCGTCGAGGGCGGCACCGATGGGCTGACGGTCGAGGCCGAGCCCAGCATGGGCGTACGCGCGGCCGGACTGACCAAATTGATCCTCCACGACGTACGCGTGCCCGCCACCGCGATCCTCGGCGAGTCCGACGGTTCGACTTATGCCGAATGCGTACGACTCTCGCGACTGGCGTGGTGCGCGTTGGCCGTCGGCACCGGACAGGCCGTGCTCGACTACGTGATCCCCTACGTCAAGGAACGCAAGGCATTCGGTGAGCCTGTCGCACACCGTCAGGCCGTGGCGTTCATGGTCGCCGACATCGCCATCGAGTTGCAGGCGATGCGGCTGGTCACCTACAAGGCAGCGTCGCGGGCTGCCGCCGGGAAGGACTTCGGCCGCGAAGTCGCACTGGCCCGGCAGTTGTGCGCGGAGAAGGCCATGAAGATCGGCAACGACGGCGTCCAACTCCTCGGCGGCCACGGCTACGTCAAGGAACACCCGGTCGAACGGTGGTACCGCGATCTGCGCGCCATCGGCCTCGCGGAAGGAGGAGTCCTCGTCTGA
- a CDS encoding acyl-CoA dehydrogenase family protein codes for MINLETPKKHRTLIDQAHQVAMNMLRPISRKYDAAEHAYPKELDMLAAILDGLSESGASAGAGAAGVKRSEDEPAQDSAQRRIKNGTNLASVLSIAEMCWGDTALLLALPRQGLGNSAIASVADDAQQAKFAGTWAAMAITEPGMGSDSAALTTTATKDGDEYVLNGEKIFVTSGDRADSVVVWATLDKSLGRAAIKSFVVRKGTPGMTVERLEHKLGIRASDTAVITFTDCRVPAENLLGSPEIDTSKGFAGAMATFDNTRPLVAAMAVGCARASLDLTRDLLEQAGVEIDYDRPGRVQSAAAAKFLQMEADWEGAKLLMMQAAWKADNRQPNSLEASMAKAKAGRVGSDITLSCVELCGTIGYDEGELLEKWARDSKILDIFEGTQQIQQLIVARRVLGLSSAELK; via the coding sequence ATGATCAATCTTGAGACACCCAAGAAGCACCGCACGCTGATCGACCAGGCCCATCAGGTCGCCATGAACATGCTGCGACCGATCTCGCGCAAGTACGACGCCGCCGAGCACGCGTACCCCAAGGAACTCGACATGCTGGCCGCGATCTTGGACGGCCTGTCGGAGTCGGGCGCCAGTGCGGGGGCAGGTGCGGCCGGTGTGAAGCGCAGTGAGGACGAACCTGCACAGGACTCCGCGCAGCGCCGGATCAAGAACGGCACCAACCTCGCCTCCGTCCTCTCCATCGCCGAGATGTGCTGGGGCGACACGGCTCTGCTGTTGGCGTTGCCTCGCCAGGGTCTGGGCAACTCGGCCATTGCCTCGGTCGCCGATGACGCACAGCAGGCGAAGTTCGCCGGCACCTGGGCGGCGATGGCGATCACCGAGCCGGGGATGGGCTCGGACTCGGCCGCATTGACGACCACCGCGACCAAGGACGGCGACGAATACGTCCTCAACGGCGAGAAGATCTTCGTCACCTCCGGCGATCGCGCCGACAGCGTCGTCGTCTGGGCCACGCTCGACAAGTCGCTCGGCCGTGCCGCGATCAAGTCGTTCGTGGTGCGCAAGGGGACGCCCGGGATGACGGTCGAAAGGCTGGAGCACAAGCTCGGCATCCGTGCCTCCGACACCGCGGTCATCACGTTCACCGACTGCCGGGTGCCCGCGGAGAACCTCCTGGGTTCGCCCGAGATCGACACCAGCAAGGGATTCGCGGGTGCGATGGCCACCTTCGACAACACCCGGCCGCTGGTCGCGGCGATGGCCGTCGGATGTGCCCGCGCCTCCCTCGACCTCACCCGCGACCTGCTGGAGCAGGCGGGGGTGGAGATCGACTACGACCGACCGGGGCGGGTGCAGTCTGCCGCCGCCGCGAAGTTCCTGCAGATGGAGGCCGATTGGGAGGGCGCAAAGTTGCTGATGATGCAGGCTGCCTGGAAGGCCGACAACCGACAACCCAACTCGCTGGAGGCCTCGATGGCCAAGGCCAAGGCGGGACGAGTCGGGAGTGACATCACCCTGTCGTGCGTCGAACTGTGCGGCACGATCGGCTACGACGAGGGTGAGTTGCTGGAGAAGTGGGCCCGCGACTCCAAGATCCTCGACATCTTCGAGGGGACCCAACAGATCCAACAGCTGATCGTCGCGCGGCGGGTGCTCGGGTTGAGCAGCGCCGAACTCAAGTAG
- a CDS encoding YiaA/YiaB family inner membrane protein, whose amino-acid sequence MTTNTNTKNTSAFFAQAAISFGLALLTVLCGVYFLPADGWIKAFLGIGICYLTTSAFTLAKVIRDQQEDSSVIHRLDQARVDKLLAEHDPFRAA is encoded by the coding sequence ATGACGACGAACACGAACACCAAGAACACGTCCGCCTTCTTCGCCCAGGCCGCCATCTCGTTCGGACTGGCGCTGCTGACCGTCCTGTGTGGGGTCTACTTCCTGCCCGCCGACGGCTGGATCAAGGCCTTCCTCGGCATCGGGATCTGCTACCTCACGACGTCTGCCTTCACGCTGGCCAAGGTGATCCGAGACCAGCAGGAGGACAGCAGCGTGATCCACCGACTCGACCAGGCCCGGGTGGACAAACTCCTCGCCGAACACGACCCCTTCAGGGCAGCCTGA
- a CDS encoding pyridoxal-dependent decarboxylase — MPPEEFRRLGHQAIDWIADYWERLDDLPVLAQVEPGDVRKALPATPPESGEPFDALLDDLDSLVMPGITHWQHPRFFAYFPANSSPAAILADLLSSGIGAQGMIWATSPAVTEVEQVVVDWLAQALELPEGFRDGSGRGGGVIQDTASTATFTALLAALHSASGGQARDAGVGDASWRVYGSTQAHSSLVKAALMAGLGAECVRAIEVEPATQQMDTRALRATLIADLEAGCRPVFVQAAIGSTSTGAIDDVQAIAEAIDAAYEKHGDEGITGPWLHLDAAWAGVAAVCPEHRDLLFGSAHLADSIVTNPHKWLLTTFDCSVLWVRERRALTEALTLTPEYLRNPASDSGLVVDYRDWHPQLGRRFRSLKLLGGAAYVRPGGPARTYPLGRGDGRTIRRPGARE; from the coding sequence ATGCCTCCCGAGGAGTTCCGACGCCTCGGCCACCAAGCTATCGACTGGATCGCCGACTACTGGGAGAGGCTCGACGACTTGCCGGTGCTGGCCCAGGTGGAGCCGGGAGACGTACGAAAGGCGTTGCCGGCGACTCCGCCGGAGTCAGGAGAACCTTTCGACGCGCTGCTCGACGACCTCGATTCGCTGGTGATGCCCGGGATCACGCACTGGCAGCATCCACGCTTCTTCGCGTACTTCCCGGCGAACTCCTCACCGGCGGCGATCCTGGCCGATCTGCTCTCCAGCGGCATCGGAGCACAAGGGATGATCTGGGCCACCAGTCCGGCCGTCACCGAGGTCGAGCAGGTGGTCGTCGACTGGCTGGCCCAGGCGCTCGAACTCCCCGAAGGGTTCCGTGACGGCTCGGGCCGAGGTGGGGGAGTCATCCAGGACACCGCCTCCACTGCCACCTTCACCGCACTGCTGGCGGCGTTGCATTCCGCCAGCGGTGGGCAGGCTCGCGACGCCGGTGTCGGCGACGCCAGCTGGCGGGTCTACGGCTCCACGCAGGCGCACTCCTCCTTGGTCAAGGCGGCATTGATGGCCGGACTCGGTGCGGAATGCGTACGCGCGATCGAGGTGGAACCGGCGACCCAGCAGATGGATACCCGAGCCCTGCGAGCAACCCTGATCGCTGACCTGGAGGCTGGTTGTCGGCCGGTCTTCGTCCAGGCCGCGATCGGCTCGACGTCCACAGGTGCCATCGACGACGTGCAGGCCATCGCGGAGGCGATCGACGCGGCGTACGAAAAGCACGGCGACGAGGGCATCACCGGTCCCTGGCTGCACCTCGACGCGGCGTGGGCCGGGGTGGCCGCGGTCTGCCCCGAACACCGAGACCTGCTCTTCGGCAGCGCCCACCTGGCGGACTCGATCGTCACCAATCCGCACAAGTGGCTGCTGACCACGTTCGACTGTTCGGTGTTGTGGGTGCGCGAACGCCGCGCGTTGACCGAGGCGCTGACCCTCACGCCGGAGTACCTGCGCAACCCGGCCTCGGATTCGGGGCTGGTGGTGGACTATCGCGACTGGCATCCGCAACTCGGCCGCAGGTTCCGGTCGTTGAAGCTTCTGGGCGGTGCTGCGTACGTACGGCCTGGAGGGCCTGCGCGCACATATCCGCTCGGGCGTGGCGATGGCCGAACGATTCGCCGACCTGGTGCGCGAGAGTGA
- the galK gene encoding galactokinase encodes MPELLAAPDLEERVRRHFEAVFTSPPTRLGTAPGRLNLIGEHTDYNAGLCLPMALPHRTAVAANLRDDELVRLHSRQSEQTWQGRLDEISPGSVPGWAAYVVGTMWMLRGAGLPVGGADLMVDSAVPVGAGLSSSAALECATAAAVLDLDDVDPDVLIEACMRAETEFAGAPTGGMDQTISIRGRADHALLIDFGRHEHRHVACAPDQDGLTFLVVDTRVSHSLNDGGYGSRRADTEAAAAQLGAPLGHLGIERLDELEDPRLHRRARHIFTENTRVERAAVAMAAGDWPAFGQLMSQSHASMRDDYEISCAELDRVVDVALDNGALGARMTGGGFGGSAIALVESKAVAPSVAAIESAFAEAGWRTPDWLVATPSDGARSRSI; translated from the coding sequence GTGCCCGAACTCCTTGCCGCCCCTGACCTCGAAGAGCGTGTCCGTCGTCACTTCGAAGCCGTGTTCACCTCACCCCCGACCCGACTCGGCACCGCACCCGGGCGACTCAACCTGATCGGCGAGCACACCGACTACAACGCCGGGCTCTGCCTGCCGATGGCGCTGCCGCATCGCACTGCCGTGGCGGCCAACCTCCGCGACGACGAACTCGTACGCCTGCATTCACGCCAGTCAGAGCAGACCTGGCAGGGGCGCCTGGACGAGATCTCCCCCGGCTCGGTGCCGGGTTGGGCAGCGTACGTCGTCGGCACGATGTGGATGCTGCGCGGCGCCGGACTGCCGGTGGGCGGAGCCGACTTGATGGTGGACAGTGCCGTACCGGTCGGGGCGGGCCTGTCCTCCTCTGCCGCGTTGGAGTGTGCCACGGCAGCCGCGGTCCTCGACCTCGACGACGTCGACCCGGACGTCCTCATCGAGGCTTGCATGAGGGCGGAGACGGAGTTCGCCGGCGCCCCGACGGGCGGCATGGATCAGACCATCTCCATCCGCGGGCGGGCCGACCACGCCCTGTTGATCGACTTCGGACGCCACGAGCATCGCCACGTGGCGTGTGCTCCCGACCAGGACGGCCTCACCTTCCTCGTCGTGGACACGCGAGTCAGTCACTCCCTCAACGATGGCGGATACGGCTCTCGACGCGCCGACACCGAGGCTGCGGCAGCGCAACTAGGTGCACCCCTGGGTCACCTCGGGATCGAACGACTCGACGAGCTCGAGGACCCCCGGTTGCATCGCAGGGCGCGGCACATCTTCACGGAGAACACTCGCGTCGAACGCGCAGCAGTCGCGATGGCTGCGGGTGACTGGCCCGCCTTCGGCCAGCTGATGTCGCAATCGCACGCCTCGATGCGCGACGACTACGAGATCTCGTGCGCCGAACTCGACCGTGTCGTCGACGTCGCACTGGACAACGGCGCGCTGGGAGCCAGGATGACCGGCGGCGGGTTCGGCGGATCCGCCATCGCTCTCGTGGAGTCGAAGGCGGTCGCCCCGAGTGTGGCCGCCATCGAGTCGGCCTTCGCCGAGGCGGGTTGGCGTACCCCTGACTGGCTGGTCGCGACACCGTCCGACGGCGCACGCTCTCGCTCCATCTGA
- a CDS encoding S8 family serine peptidase codes for MRRPLPILSAAVAVAACAVLSLAPGGAAAAESAPVQDYLAERLSSLSSLSKETVLVHGASLTAARDAVAASGLDEVTSFDKIGVVVARGTKAEIRSVTTQPGVTYVEGNQPIELAQFTSNKATRGEEALATVTGADGARLDGRGVSVAVIDSGVDPTHPYLKNADGTSAVVSNQKVVCDLTETLCQVLKVPNLVDTDVLAVGGHGTHVAGIVAGRETTLSDGRQLHGAAPGASIVSISTGAVLFIIGADQALNWVLENHEAPCGAGVPASTCPPIKVTNNSYGPSGGGDFDSNSATVKLQRALAAEGVVTAWANGNDGGDGSQSLSNPPGMDPTGGIISVASYHDLETGTRDGEVSEFSSRGRAGDTSTYPDISAPGDTITSSCRIYLPICTTGGDVIEAGNYNTISGTSMATPHIAGIVAQLFQKSPSASPGQVEQALKSTAHRYSYGAPYESGPGGLLTSYDKGTGLVDVVAAAHALP; via the coding sequence ATGCGCAGACCACTTCCGATCCTCTCCGCCGCCGTTGCCGTCGCCGCCTGCGCGGTGCTGTCCCTGGCGCCCGGCGGTGCCGCTGCCGCCGAATCCGCACCGGTGCAGGACTACTTGGCCGAGCGGCTCTCCTCGCTCTCCAGCCTGAGCAAGGAGACCGTGCTCGTCCACGGTGCGTCATTGACGGCAGCACGAGATGCTGTGGCGGCCAGCGGCCTGGATGAGGTCACCAGTTTCGACAAGATCGGTGTGGTAGTCGCGCGCGGCACCAAGGCGGAGATCAGGAGCGTGACCACGCAACCGGGCGTGACCTACGTCGAGGGCAATCAACCGATCGAGCTCGCCCAGTTCACCTCCAACAAGGCGACGCGCGGCGAGGAGGCGCTGGCCACCGTCACGGGGGCCGACGGAGCCCGCCTCGACGGGCGCGGCGTCTCCGTCGCAGTGATCGACTCCGGGGTCGACCCGACGCATCCGTACCTCAAGAATGCCGACGGCACTTCTGCCGTAGTGAGCAACCAGAAGGTGGTCTGCGACCTGACCGAGACCCTGTGCCAGGTCCTGAAGGTGCCCAACCTGGTGGACACCGACGTGCTGGCGGTGGGTGGGCACGGCACCCACGTCGCCGGGATCGTGGCCGGGCGCGAGACCACGCTCTCGGACGGGCGCCAACTCCACGGCGCTGCGCCCGGCGCGAGCATCGTGTCCATCAGCACCGGCGCAGTCCTCTTCATCATCGGGGCCGACCAGGCCCTCAACTGGGTGTTGGAGAACCACGAGGCGCCCTGCGGTGCCGGAGTGCCCGCGTCGACCTGCCCGCCGATCAAGGTGACCAACAACTCGTACGGGCCCTCGGGTGGCGGCGACTTCGACTCGAACTCCGCGACCGTCAAGTTGCAGCGTGCGCTTGCTGCGGAGGGCGTCGTCACCGCGTGGGCCAACGGCAACGACGGTGGCGACGGGTCGCAGAGCCTGTCCAACCCGCCGGGAATGGATCCCACGGGCGGCATCATCTCGGTGGCCTCCTACCACGACCTGGAGACTGGCACGCGCGACGGTGAGGTGAGTGAGTTCTCCTCGCGGGGTCGGGCCGGCGACACGTCGACGTACCCGGATATCTCGGCCCCGGGCGACACGATCACGTCGTCGTGCCGGATCTATCTGCCGATCTGCACCACCGGTGGCGACGTGATCGAGGCGGGCAACTACAACACGATCAGCGGCACCTCGATGGCGACCCCGCACATTGCCGGGATCGTGGCGCAGCTGTTCCAGAAGTCGCCGTCGGCGTCGCCGGGTCAGGTCGAGCAGGCGCTCAAGTCGACCGCGCACCGCTATTCCTACGGAGCGCCCTACGAGTCTGGTCCCGGCGGACTGCTGACGTCGTACGACAAGGGCACAGGCCTGGTCGACGTCGTGGCAGCCGCCCACGCCCTCCCGTGA
- a CDS encoding nucleosidase, with protein sequence MTDRVLIVSATASEAAYVPPHLPLLITGIGKTPAAVALTRALSAYDDLSGLEVVNIGTAGALRAGISGLFEPGVVVNHDVNADVLRSLGYDPGERIVVGSDPMVLASGDVFVADPDLRDRLAGHSTLVDMEGFAVAYACAAFEIPCRLVKHVSDNAGEDALDWPTLVDRSARVLGEWVSANYAQSGP encoded by the coding sequence GTGACGGATCGGGTCCTTATCGTGTCGGCGACCGCCAGTGAGGCTGCGTACGTGCCCCCTCACCTTCCGCTGCTCATCACGGGCATCGGCAAGACTCCCGCCGCAGTCGCGCTGACACGCGCGTTGAGTGCGTACGACGACCTCTCCGGCCTGGAGGTCGTGAACATCGGCACCGCCGGAGCCCTGCGAGCAGGAATCTCGGGGTTGTTCGAGCCCGGGGTCGTGGTCAACCACGACGTGAACGCGGACGTGCTGCGCTCGCTCGGTTACGACCCGGGCGAGCGGATCGTCGTCGGGAGTGATCCGATGGTCCTCGCGTCGGGCGATGTCTTCGTCGCCGATCCCGACCTGCGCGATCGGCTGGCCGGCCACTCCACGCTGGTCGACATGGAGGGGTTCGCGGTGGCGTACGCCTGCGCGGCCTTCGAGATCCCCTGTCGACTGGTCAAACACGTGTCGGACAACGCGGGGGAGGATGCGCTGGATTGGCCGACTCTGGTCGATCGGAGTGCGCGAGTCCTGGGGGAGTGGGTTAGCGCGAACTACGCGCAGTCCGGCCCCTGA
- a CDS encoding LysR family transcriptional regulator substrate-binding protein, producing MTFRLAFVPGCTPDKWAGVWRERHRDRIDLTLIDEADQRRVLDTREADMVLARLPIERDGVHCIPLYDEAQVVVTAKDHLLTVLDEVPLEELDGEEFVLGRPPGVSPGRLDFPVMSLKDAIETAASGAGVAIVPQSVARLYHRKDAAVRPVPELAPTKIGLAWLSERDEEQAIQKLHRDRQGPDCA from the coding sequence GTGACGTTTCGACTCGCCTTCGTTCCCGGCTGCACCCCGGACAAGTGGGCGGGTGTGTGGCGTGAGCGGCACCGCGATCGGATCGACTTGACCCTCATCGACGAGGCTGACCAGCGTCGTGTGCTCGACACCCGAGAGGCCGACATGGTGCTGGCCCGACTCCCGATCGAGCGCGACGGCGTCCACTGCATCCCGCTCTATGACGAGGCGCAGGTCGTCGTCACGGCCAAGGACCATCTGTTGACCGTGCTGGACGAAGTGCCGCTGGAGGAACTCGACGGGGAAGAGTTCGTCCTCGGCAGGCCGCCCGGCGTGAGCCCTGGCAGGCTCGACTTCCCCGTCATGTCCCTCAAGGATGCGATCGAGACCGCAGCGAGCGGCGCGGGCGTAGCGATCGTGCCGCAGTCAGTGGCGCGGCTCTATCACCGCAAGGACGCCGCAGTCCGTCCCGTGCCCGAGTTGGCGCCGACAAAGATCGGCCTCGCCTGGTTGAGCGAGCGTGACGAGGAGCAGGCCATCCAGAAGCTTCATCGGGATCGTCAGGGGCCGGACTGCGCGTAG
- a CDS encoding nuclear transport factor 2 family protein, with protein MKQFRAAVEARDVEAMKACLAEDVRFVSPVAFKPYDGKAITSAILSNVIQVFENFRYVREIEDDPHSALVFEAEVDGKTLTGCDFIVVNEEGLISEFMVMVRPLSGAQALAEAMGARFDRIVAEAAGQ; from the coding sequence ATGAAGCAGTTCCGTGCCGCCGTCGAGGCCCGCGACGTCGAGGCGATGAAGGCGTGCCTGGCCGAGGACGTACGGTTCGTCAGCCCCGTGGCCTTCAAGCCGTACGACGGCAAGGCGATCACCTCCGCGATCTTGAGCAACGTGATCCAGGTCTTCGAGAATTTCCGCTACGTCAGGGAGATCGAAGACGACCCCCACAGCGCGCTGGTCTTCGAGGCTGAGGTGGACGGCAAGACGCTGACCGGCTGCGACTTCATCGTCGTCAACGAAGAGGGACTCATCTCGGAGTTCATGGTCATGGTGCGACCGCTCTCGGGAGCACAGGCGCTCGCCGAAGCGATGGGCGCTCGCTTCGACAGGATCGTCGCCGAGGCTGCCGGGCAGTAG
- a CDS encoding M20/M25/M40 family metallo-hydrolase, whose translation MPEPSTTHDPAAEVVDLCSELIRIDTSNFGDQDGPGERKAAEYVAGLLDEVGIEPTLVEGLPGRTSLLAHWGGTHGEPLLIHAHLDVVPAQADDWQVHPFSGEVKDGYVWGRGAVDMKDFDAMLLSVVRARARAGRVPTRPVVLAFTADEEAGGHHGAQVLVEQHAEHFEGVTECVGEVGGFSTTVRGQRIYLIEAAEKGMAWMRLTARGRAGHGSMINDDNAVTRIAAAVARIGAYEWPVRLTPAMETLLGTVGELAGIEATPDNAQALIDEFGSAARMLGAVLRNTANPTMLQAGYKTNVIPGEAQARVDGRSLPGFEDEFYATLAELCGEGVEISYESKQDPWETPYDGALVNAMTRSLLAEDPDALVAPFLMSGGTDAKHFRKLGMRSYGFAPLRLPADLDFTALFHGVDERVPTDALEFGARVFDRFLDEI comes from the coding sequence ATGCCCGAGCCCTCGACGACCCACGATCCGGCCGCCGAGGTCGTGGACCTGTGCAGCGAACTGATCCGGATCGACACCTCCAACTTCGGCGACCAGGACGGGCCAGGGGAGCGCAAGGCGGCCGAGTACGTCGCCGGCCTGCTCGACGAGGTGGGCATCGAACCGACCCTCGTCGAAGGCCTCCCCGGTCGCACCTCCTTGCTGGCCCATTGGGGCGGCACGCACGGGGAACCGCTGCTGATCCACGCCCACCTGGACGTCGTACCGGCCCAGGCCGACGACTGGCAGGTCCACCCGTTCTCCGGCGAGGTGAAGGACGGGTACGTGTGGGGTCGCGGCGCGGTCGACATGAAGGACTTCGACGCGATGTTGCTGTCGGTCGTACGCGCTCGGGCACGAGCCGGACGGGTGCCGACGCGACCCGTCGTGTTGGCGTTCACCGCCGACGAGGAGGCCGGTGGCCATCACGGCGCCCAAGTCCTGGTCGAGCAGCATGCAGAGCATTTCGAGGGTGTCACCGAGTGCGTGGGCGAGGTGGGCGGCTTCTCCACGACCGTACGCGGGCAGCGGATCTACCTGATCGAGGCGGCCGAGAAGGGGATGGCCTGGATGCGGCTCACCGCTCGTGGCCGCGCCGGTCACGGGTCGATGATCAACGACGACAACGCCGTCACTCGGATCGCCGCCGCCGTGGCGCGCATCGGGGCGTACGAGTGGCCGGTGCGACTCACGCCTGCGATGGAGACTCTGTTGGGGACGGTCGGTGAATTGGCGGGCATCGAGGCGACACCTGACAACGCGCAGGCGCTGATCGACGAGTTCGGTTCCGCGGCCCGGATGCTCGGTGCGGTCCTGCGCAACACTGCCAATCCGACGATGCTCCAGGCGGGCTACAAGACCAATGTGATCCCCGGCGAGGCCCAGGCGCGAGTCGACGGGCGTTCTCTGCCCGGCTTCGAGGACGAGTTCTATGCGACCTTGGCTGAGCTGTGCGGCGAGGGCGTGGAGATCTCGTACGAGAGCAAGCAGGACCCCTGGGAGACGCCGTACGACGGAGCGCTGGTGAACGCGATGACGCGTTCGCTGCTGGCCGAGGATCCCGACGCGCTGGTCGCGCCCTTCTTGATGAGCGGTGGCACCGACGCCAAGCACTTCCGCAAGCTGGGCATGCGGTCGTACGGCTTCGCGCCCTTGCGGTTGCCCGCCGATCTCGACTTCACCGCGCTCTTCCACGGCGTGGACGAGCGGGTCCCGACCGACGCGCTCGAGTTCGGTGCGCGGGTCTTCGATCGGTTCCTCGACGAGATCTAG